Proteins encoded within one genomic window of Spirulina major PCC 6313:
- a CDS encoding glycosyltransferase family 4 protein yields MKVSILSHDLSGSGAARWAASRPFLLYQALQQLGYEVEILGFNFGDRPPNPAVRDRFPLTLIPGQPLPQFWQSAHRLRRAISGDIVYALRPYLTTLGLALWHRWRTRTPVVLDVDDWVLGWCGGDDLRYPTSLKQVARDILKPNGALRHLDHPLYLRWAEKLVPRADAVTIHSQFLQDRFGGAYVPNGKDVDLFDPARCDRTASRDRYGLSDYRVLMFPGAPRPYKGIEDVLLALDQLDQPDLRLVIVGGSPYDDYDRHLHHRWARWLIQLPIQPAHIMPDLVAAADIIVVPQRDTPITRAQFPLKLTDGMAMAKPIIASRVGDIPTLLGDTGFLVEPESPAAIAAQIQWIFTHYDRALTLGQQARNRCIAQYSFAAMAARLAEVLTPLTPNR; encoded by the coding sequence TTGAAAGTTTCGATCCTGTCCCATGATCTGTCCGGCAGTGGTGCGGCCCGCTGGGCGGCGAGTCGGCCTTTTTTACTCTACCAAGCCCTCCAACAGTTGGGCTACGAGGTGGAGATTCTCGGCTTTAACTTTGGCGATCGCCCCCCCAACCCCGCCGTGCGCGATCGCTTTCCCCTCACCCTGATCCCCGGCCAACCCCTACCGCAGTTTTGGCAGTCCGCCCACCGCCTCCGCCGGGCGATCAGCGGTGATATTGTCTACGCCCTCCGCCCCTACCTCACCACCCTCGGCCTCGCCCTCTGGCATCGCTGGCGCACCCGTACCCCCGTCGTTTTGGATGTGGATGATTGGGTGCTGGGCTGGTGTGGTGGTGATGACCTGCGCTATCCCACCAGCCTGAAACAGGTGGCGCGGGACATCCTCAAACCCAACGGAGCCTTGCGCCATCTGGATCATCCCCTCTATCTGCGTTGGGCGGAAAAACTCGTGCCCCGCGCCGATGCCGTCACGATCCACAGTCAATTTTTACAGGATCGCTTTGGTGGGGCCTATGTGCCCAATGGTAAGGATGTAGACCTGTTCGATCCGGCCCGGTGCGATCGCACGGCCAGCCGCGATCGCTACGGCCTCAGTGATTACCGTGTCCTGATGTTTCCCGGTGCGCCCCGCCCCTACAAAGGCATTGAAGATGTTCTCTTGGCACTGGATCAACTGGATCAACCGGATCTACGCCTCGTCATCGTCGGCGGCAGCCCCTACGACGACTACGATCGCCACCTCCATCACCGCTGGGCCCGCTGGCTCATTCAACTCCCGATCCAACCCGCCCACATCATGCCCGACCTCGTCGCCGCAGCGGATATCATCGTCGTCCCCCAACGGGACACCCCGATCACCCGCGCCCAATTTCCCCTCAAACTCACCGACGGCATGGCCATGGCAAAACCGATCATCGCTAGCCGCGTCGGGGATATCCCCACCCTCCTCGGTGATACCGGCTTTTTAGTCGAACCGGAATCCCCAGCCGCGATCGCCGCCCAGATTCAATGGATTTTCACCCATTACGATCGCGCCCTTACCCTCGGACAGCAGGCCCGCAACCGATGTATTGCACAATATAGTTTTGCGGCAATGGCCGCTAGACTAGCAGAGGTATTAACCCCCTTGACCCCGAACAGATAA
- a CDS encoding ABC transporter ATP-binding protein, producing MSTNKLLLKFALRYPFLIIATVVLGFSGALFNGISTALIVPLLLGFLGQDTGLLTKGPAALQAVMRFFERFPGDTKFFAMIGAVILAIVLKNTAMYFTAIVSNYLSRSLVNGMRLEGVKLLLRFDLDYFSKQKIGNIINTVNNEVGRTANAVKLGISMFTTLTTVSVFIGILIMLSWKLTLAAAVLLVLMFALNQWFIRRAKQYGRILSLKSQEYSNKLLEILTGIRLIKTVSNEQFEYQKLEQCIREREQAEFASQSNYAVIAPINEISGIFTILGIVVIGRYIFIDQLQSLSTILLIYLVTLFRLLPFVGRLNEERSKFANVSPSAEITAHFLREDDKPIMQWGDRAYTPLQEGIHFEGVSFHYPGYAENTLKTVDLWIPQGKTTALVGSSGAGKSTLVDLVPRFYDPVQGRITLDGVDLRDLELRSVRQAMGVVSQDTFLFNNSIRYNIAYGLEEVSDAEIETAARRANAYDFIQNLPQGFETEIGDRGVMLSGGQRQRLAIARALLRDPDILILDEATSALDTVSERLVQDAIDELCRDRTTLVIAHRLSTIRQAHQIVVLDQGAVMEVGTHAELLQRDGHYAKLHDLQFGKKQKKFALPTNAALIRASIRASLELRTCLSYEVRARLNAMLGSLQLVTDDLVDTPEERQELIQESYESALGLLNTLSFFEDHGARLDWNGINVAKASELPNSSG from the coding sequence ATGTCTACCAATAAACTACTCCTTAAGTTTGCCCTCCGTTACCCGTTTTTAATTATCGCGACTGTTGTTTTAGGGTTTTCTGGCGCGTTATTTAATGGCATTAGTACCGCCTTGATTGTCCCCCTCCTGCTGGGGTTTTTGGGTCAGGATACCGGGCTATTAACGAAGGGGCCCGCTGCCCTCCAAGCCGTGATGCGGTTCTTTGAACGGTTTCCGGGGGATACGAAGTTTTTTGCCATGATTGGGGCGGTCATTTTAGCGATCGTCCTCAAAAATACCGCCATGTATTTTACGGCGATTGTCTCTAACTATTTATCGCGATCGCTCGTTAATGGCATGCGTCTTGAAGGGGTCAAACTTCTCCTGCGGTTTGACTTGGACTATTTCTCAAAACAAAAAATTGGCAACATTATCAACACGGTTAATAATGAGGTGGGACGAACCGCCAACGCGGTGAAATTGGGGATTTCCATGTTCACCACCTTAACCACGGTGTCGGTGTTTATCGGCATTTTAATCATGCTGTCCTGGAAGCTTACCCTTGCGGCGGCGGTGTTGCTGGTGCTGATGTTTGCCCTCAATCAATGGTTTATTCGACGGGCTAAGCAGTATGGCCGCATTCTGTCGTTAAAATCCCAGGAATATTCCAATAAATTACTCGAAATTCTCACGGGAATTCGACTGATTAAAACCGTCAGCAATGAGCAATTTGAATATCAGAAGTTAGAGCAATGTATTCGGGAACGAGAGCAGGCAGAATTTGCCTCCCAAAGTAATTACGCCGTGATCGCCCCGATTAATGAAATTTCAGGCATTTTCACGATCCTCGGTATTGTCGTGATCGGGCGCTATATCTTCATCGATCAACTGCAATCTCTTTCGACGATTCTATTAATTTATTTGGTGACGCTGTTTCGCCTTCTTCCCTTTGTGGGACGGCTGAATGAGGAGCGGAGTAAGTTTGCCAATGTGTCCCCCAGTGCGGAAATTACAGCCCATTTCCTCCGTGAAGATGATAAGCCGATCATGCAGTGGGGCGATCGCGCCTATACACCCCTTCAGGAGGGGATTCACTTTGAAGGGGTGAGTTTCCACTATCCCGGCTATGCGGAAAATACCCTGAAAACCGTTGATCTTTGGATTCCCCAGGGGAAAACCACCGCCCTGGTGGGGTCATCGGGGGCAGGAAAATCAACGTTGGTGGATCTTGTGCCCCGCTTTTATGATCCGGTGCAGGGACGGATTACCCTGGATGGCGTGGATTTGCGGGATTTGGAATTGCGATCGGTGCGTCAGGCGATGGGGGTGGTGAGTCAGGATACCTTCTTGTTTAATAATTCGATTCGCTACAACATTGCCTATGGGCTGGAGGAGGTGAGTGATGCGGAGATTGAAACGGCGGCCCGCCGCGCCAATGCCTACGACTTTATCCAAAATCTGCCCCAGGGCTTTGAGACGGAAATTGGCGATCGCGGTGTGATGCTCTCCGGGGGGCAGCGGCAACGCCTGGCCATTGCCCGCGCTCTGCTGCGTGACCCGGATATTTTGATTTTGGACGAGGCCACCAGTGCCCTCGATACGGTGTCGGAACGACTGGTGCAGGATGCGATCGATGAACTCTGCCGCGATCGCACCACCCTTGTCATTGCCCACCGCCTTTCCACCATCCGCCAAGCCCATCAAATCGTCGTCCTCGATCAAGGAGCCGTGATGGAAGTGGGAACCCACGCCGAACTCCTCCAACGGGATGGCCATTACGCCAAACTCCACGATTTACAATTCGGCAAAAAACAGAAAAAATTTGCCCTGCCCACCAATGCGGCGTTGATTCGCGCCTCGATTCGGGCCTCGTTGGAACTGCGCACCTGTTTGTCCTACGAAGTCCGTGCCCGTCTCAATGCGATGCTTGGCTCTCTCCAATTAGTCACTGATGATTTAGTCGATACCCCAGAAGAACGTCAAGAATTGATTCAAGAATCCTACGAATCTGCCCTAGGACTCTTGAACACCCTTTCCTTTTTTGAAGATCACGGTGCTCGTTTGGACTGGAATGGGATCAATGTGGCCAAAGCCTCAGAACTCCCCAACTCCTCAGGGTGA